Proteins from a genomic interval of Streptomyces sp. NBC_00820:
- a CDS encoding sodium/solute symporter, whose protein sequence is MSLVAFSTVATLTLLLCVMTGPDRDDLDEFYTGYGSLSPLRNGLAIAGDYISAATVLGTGGVVALCGYDGLVLALSTTLSLMLLMFLLAEPLRNAGRFTMGDALARRLPGRAVRIAACVVTIAALLPLMLVQLAGTGQLMAFVLGFSNESLKTGCVVGLGALMISYAAIGGMKGTALIQILKIVMLFGSGGVIAVLILHRFDWDPGALFTAAAQHSGAGPAFLHSGLQFGGGRYPRLDMIASELTVVLGGACLPHVTMRMYTASSARQVRRSMSWAVSIVALFVLVIAVIGFGATALLGRPAVAAADPQGNTAYLLGSRAAFGADVSTAETFLFTLVTTAIFLTMLASVAGMILACANSLAHDVFAARVREMPARREMALARLSALAVGAPTILLATLVQHHSLQPLVTFSFCVGASALAPALVYGLFWRRYTRSGLMATLLGGSLTVLLLMPGTNLVSGSPIAAFPQADFNWFPFTTTGIVSIPAGFLFGWLGTVASGRRKAEEQRRQYEAVEGWILAGAVRRGR, encoded by the coding sequence ATGTCGCTGGTCGCCTTCTCCACCGTCGCCACGCTCACCCTGCTGCTGTGCGTGATGACCGGCCCCGACCGCGACGACCTCGACGAGTTCTACACCGGATACGGCTCCCTGTCCCCGCTGCGCAACGGCCTGGCCATCGCCGGCGACTACATCTCCGCGGCCACCGTCCTCGGCACGGGCGGCGTGGTCGCCCTGTGCGGCTACGACGGGCTCGTCCTCGCCCTCAGCACCACCCTGTCGCTGATGCTGCTGATGTTCCTGCTCGCCGAACCACTGCGCAACGCCGGCCGGTTCACCATGGGCGACGCGCTGGCCCGCCGGCTCCCGGGCCGCGCCGTACGGATCGCGGCCTGCGTGGTGACGATCGCCGCGCTGCTGCCGCTGATGCTGGTCCAGCTCGCCGGCACCGGGCAGCTGATGGCGTTCGTCCTCGGCTTCTCCAACGAGTCGCTGAAGACCGGCTGCGTCGTGGGCCTCGGCGCGCTGATGATCAGTTACGCGGCGATCGGCGGCATGAAGGGCACCGCGCTCATCCAGATCCTGAAGATCGTGATGCTCTTCGGCTCGGGCGGTGTGATCGCCGTTCTGATCCTGCACCGCTTCGACTGGGACCCGGGCGCCCTCTTCACCGCGGCGGCGCAGCACAGCGGGGCCGGACCGGCCTTCCTGCACTCCGGGCTCCAGTTCGGCGGCGGCCGGTACCCCCGCCTGGACATGATCGCCTCGGAGCTGACCGTCGTCCTCGGCGGCGCCTGCCTGCCCCACGTCACCATGCGCATGTACACCGCCTCCAGCGCCCGCCAGGTACGCCGCTCGATGTCCTGGGCGGTGTCGATCGTGGCCCTGTTCGTGCTGGTCATCGCGGTGATCGGGTTCGGTGCCACGGCCCTGCTCGGCCGCCCGGCGGTCGCGGCCGCCGACCCGCAGGGCAACACCGCCTATCTGCTCGGCTCACGCGCGGCCTTCGGCGCCGACGTGTCCACGGCGGAGACCTTCCTGTTCACCCTGGTCACCACGGCGATCTTCCTGACCATGCTCGCGTCGGTCGCCGGCATGATCCTCGCCTGCGCCAACTCCCTGGCCCACGACGTCTTCGCCGCCCGCGTCCGGGAGATGCCGGCCCGTCGTGAGATGGCCCTGGCCCGCCTGTCGGCGCTCGCCGTCGGCGCGCCGACGATCCTGCTGGCCACCCTCGTCCAGCACCACAGCCTGCAGCCCCTGGTGACCTTCTCCTTCTGCGTGGGCGCCTCCGCCCTCGCACCCGCCCTGGTCTACGGCCTCTTCTGGCGCCGCTACACCCGCAGCGGGCTGATGGCCACGCTCCTCGGCGGCTCGCTGACCGTGCTGCTGCTCATGCCGGGCACCAACCTCGTCTCCGGCTCGCCCATCGCGGCCTTCCCGCAGGCCGACTTCAACTGGTTCCCGTTCACCACCACCGGCATCGTCTCCATCCCGGCCGGCTTCCTCTTCGGCTGGCTCGGCACCGTCGCCTCGGGCCGCCGCAAGGCGGAGGAACAGCGGCGCCAGTACGAGGCGGTGGAGGGCTGGATCCTGGCGGGGGCGGTACGCAGGGGGAGGTGA
- a CDS encoding cellulose-binding protein translates to MSSASMTPHGFVTVRGRGYRPDQADAYTEALSLDRDAAWERAARLTVLAKEMEAEAARLREVVARLAPQAYETLGERAQRLFQIAREEAAEVRERARCAARQRVADAEAGAADALRAAREDAAALRSEAEGRAARRLLAARAEADDLRVGARREVRERRGQALAGLREARRRATGVLAERSGERDERWAAAGREEAARVAGFEARHAERVRRAEAALAEAERGLGQAGESARRCQEEARARGAEIIAEARVREERLARETERVLREHGERWDEVQAQMDDVRNRLMALTGRAAALE, encoded by the coding sequence GTGAGCAGCGCATCGATGACGCCGCACGGTTTCGTGACCGTCCGGGGGCGCGGCTACCGCCCCGACCAGGCCGACGCGTACACGGAGGCGCTGTCGCTGGACCGGGACGCCGCGTGGGAGCGTGCCGCGCGGCTGACCGTGCTCGCCAAGGAGATGGAGGCGGAGGCGGCGCGGTTGCGGGAGGTCGTGGCGCGGCTCGCGCCGCAGGCGTACGAGACGCTCGGGGAGCGCGCGCAGCGGCTGTTCCAGATCGCGCGGGAAGAGGCGGCAGAGGTCCGCGAGCGCGCGCGGTGCGCGGCGCGGCAGCGGGTCGCGGACGCCGAGGCGGGCGCCGCCGACGCGCTGCGGGCCGCGCGGGAGGACGCCGCCGCCCTCCGCTCGGAGGCGGAAGGGCGCGCCGCGCGGCGGCTGCTTGCCGCGCGCGCCGAGGCGGACGACCTGCGCGTCGGCGCCCGGCGGGAGGTACGGGAACGGCGCGGGCAGGCCCTCGCCGGGCTGCGCGAGGCGCGGCGGCGCGCCACCGGCGTGCTCGCCGAGCGTTCCGGGGAGCGGGACGAGCGGTGGGCCGCGGCCGGGCGCGAGGAGGCCGCGCGCGTGGCCGGGTTCGAGGCCCGCCACGCCGAGCGGGTCCGCCGCGCGGAGGCCGCCCTGGCGGAGGCGGAGCGGGGGCTCGGCCAGGCCGGGGAGTCCGCGCGCCGCTGCCAGGAGGAGGCGCGCGCACGAGGCGCCGAGATCATCGCCGAGGCCCGGGTGCGCGAGGAGCGCCTCGCACGGGAGACGGAACGCGTCCTGCGCGAGCACGGCGAGAGGTGGGACGAGGTCCAGGCGCAGATGGACGACGTGCGCAACAGGCTGATGGCGCTGACGGGGAGAGCGGCGGCGCTGGAGTAG
- a CDS encoding SUKH-4 family immunity protein: MVTFAQAQERAEEWINGDVPAYQHREVRVREFELGFVVWGEDRAEGPRADAGGQRLVIARDSGEATLWPALPVGEVIRRYEETYGRRDEVEDAMPAPAAARVDLNQTSFLLSPPEWLQEAADKLGLPDRRGEGGAAATPGAGPVGAGAGVDSGVGGGGSFGGGGLAETRGGGPGSTGPAGPSGPSVPGPAAPSAPAGTDGAGAAVGAAGGTSWPAAGASASGAPEVPVGATPWAGTDTNADAGDDRSVPLPATVFAPPLSDADEGAGRPPVAVPDAKTALMSGGSQLPSTAVAPAVDAAGMPGAQAGTAAFAAPGMPGVPGAPQGSTPPPPPAGPDQAYPQTPGAPAYPAAPGVPGVPGASQGSTPPPPPGAPTYGYPPGVPSGPQGAPGYGYPQAPGGTPSAPQPSVGGPAAQGRPLPPNAGDIADAATSKAAPPPRKGRAGLGAAPHPPGAPGAPGARPGSVPPPPGAPGTPGTPGAPAGGYVPTQLMAPAAGPEGAGAGQAPGAPGMPPVPGAPQPPGAPGAPGAPGMPPVPGAPQPPGAPRGPQAPGFPGAPGVPAGPGGPHGAVHHAETVLSAPPVGGPGVPLPPPAGGPGVPPPPPPPAGGPGMPPPPPMGGPGMPPPPPAGGPGVPLPPPVGGPGMPPPPPVPGALGAPGMPPGAPQPMPPGAMPPPGAMPPPGAMPPPGASMPGQPAAYGFPQPGQPTVGPGYQAVLRYRAQDGSEQQLIRRSAPGTPHPEWQIFHELRGMNVPPDQVLELHTELESCELPGAYCARMIREQWPQARIASIAPYGTDHASRQQGMQQLLAHQGELHQVADGPARPAPVRAPLTPVQAAPPVAPEGIAQELAAVFGPGVFRFEQQAVSRQGVPPVVAHTLVVAGLPVDLGPFFWAQAQPGRPVPTLAELAAERGVLPASDAGSYLVMGTDFGKAICVQYGTANIVAVPVEAGPGGAPVPPQFVNTGLPEFARCLALLGRMWRLRFGLNQEQAGRWTVDFQAQLASLDPAALGSPDSWWSVLLEQMWDGLL, encoded by the coding sequence ATGGTGACGTTTGCGCAGGCGCAGGAGCGCGCCGAGGAGTGGATCAACGGGGACGTCCCGGCGTACCAGCACCGTGAGGTACGGGTGCGGGAGTTCGAGCTGGGCTTCGTGGTGTGGGGCGAGGACCGTGCCGAGGGGCCGCGTGCGGACGCGGGTGGCCAGCGGCTGGTGATCGCCCGGGACAGCGGGGAGGCCACGTTGTGGCCGGCGTTGCCGGTGGGTGAGGTGATCCGCCGGTACGAGGAGACGTACGGCCGCCGTGACGAGGTCGAGGACGCGATGCCGGCGCCGGCTGCGGCCCGGGTGGATCTGAACCAGACGTCGTTCCTGCTGAGTCCGCCGGAGTGGTTGCAGGAGGCGGCGGACAAGCTGGGGCTTCCGGACCGGCGGGGAGAGGGCGGCGCCGCCGCAACTCCGGGGGCGGGGCCGGTCGGTGCCGGTGCCGGTGTGGATTCCGGTGTCGGCGGCGGGGGTTCCTTCGGCGGCGGCGGGCTTGCCGAGACGCGAGGCGGGGGACCGGGAAGCACGGGGCCTGCGGGGCCTTCCGGGCCTTCTGTGCCCGGGCCTGCGGCGCCTTCCGCTCCTGCGGGAACTGACGGTGCGGGTGCGGCGGTCGGGGCCGCGGGCGGTACGTCGTGGCCGGCGGCGGGCGCGAGTGCGTCCGGCGCGCCCGAGGTGCCCGTGGGGGCCACTCCGTGGGCCGGTACGGACACGAACGCCGATGCGGGCGACGACCGTTCGGTGCCGCTTCCCGCGACGGTGTTCGCTCCGCCGCTGAGCGACGCGGACGAGGGCGCCGGCAGGCCGCCGGTGGCCGTACCGGACGCGAAGACGGCGCTGATGTCGGGGGGCAGTCAACTGCCGTCCACGGCGGTCGCACCGGCCGTCGACGCCGCCGGTATGCCGGGCGCCCAGGCCGGGACGGCGGCTTTCGCCGCTCCGGGTATGCCGGGTGTTCCGGGTGCGCCGCAGGGCAGCACGCCGCCGCCTCCGCCGGCTGGACCGGATCAGGCTTACCCGCAGACGCCGGGTGCGCCCGCCTACCCTGCCGCGCCCGGTGTTCCCGGTGTTCCCGGTGCTTCGCAGGGCAGCACGCCTCCGCCGCCCCCGGGCGCTCCGACGTACGGCTACCCGCCGGGCGTCCCGAGTGGTCCTCAAGGGGCTCCGGGTTACGGCTATCCGCAGGCTCCGGGTGGCACGCCGAGCGCGCCGCAGCCGTCTGTCGGCGGTCCGGCCGCGCAGGGGCGGCCGCTGCCGCCGAACGCCGGGGACATCGCCGATGCCGCGACGAGCAAGGCCGCGCCGCCGCCGCGCAAGGGGCGCGCCGGTCTGGGCGCGGCGCCTCATCCGCCGGGCGCGCCCGGCGCCCCCGGCGCGCGTCCGGGGAGCGTGCCGCCTCCGCCCGGAGCCCCGGGTACGCCGGGTACGCCGGGTGCGCCTGCGGGTGGTTACGTGCCGACCCAGCTGATGGCGCCCGCCGCCGGCCCGGAGGGTGCCGGCGCGGGGCAGGCGCCGGGAGCTCCCGGCATGCCGCCGGTCCCCGGCGCGCCTCAGCCTCCCGGTGCACCAGGCGCCCCGGGTGCTCCTGGCATGCCGCCCGTTCCCGGCGCACCCCAGCCTCCGGGTGCCCCGCGGGGCCCGCAGGCTCCCGGCTTCCCGGGTGCGCCTGGCGTGCCCGCTGGCCCGGGCGGCCCGCACGGTGCCGTGCACCATGCGGAGACGGTGCTGTCGGCGCCTCCCGTGGGTGGTCCGGGTGTGCCACTTCCGCCTCCTGCGGGCGGACCGGGCGTACCCCCTCCGCCCCCGCCCCCTGCGGGTGGTCCGGGCATGCCTCCCCCGCCCCCCATGGGTGGTCCGGGGATGCCCCCTCCGCCCCCCGCGGGCGGACCCGGCGTACCTCTTCCGCCTCCCGTGGGTGGTCCGGGGATGCCTCCTCCGCCCCCCGTCCCCGGCGCGCTCGGTGCTCCTGGGATGCCGCCCGGTGCTCCGCAGCCCATGCCCCCCGGGGCGATGCCGCCGCCCGGGGCGATGCCGCCCCCGGGCGCGATGCCGCCGCCCGGGGCGTCCATGCCGGGGCAGCCCGCGGCGTACGGGTTTCCGCAGCCGGGGCAGCCGACGGTCGGGCCGGGGTATCAGGCCGTGCTGCGCTACCGCGCGCAGGACGGTTCGGAGCAGCAGCTGATCCGGCGTTCGGCGCCGGGTACGCCGCACCCGGAGTGGCAGATCTTCCACGAGCTGCGGGGCATGAACGTGCCGCCGGATCAGGTGCTGGAGCTGCACACGGAGTTGGAGTCGTGTGAGCTGCCGGGCGCGTACTGCGCGCGGATGATCCGGGAGCAGTGGCCGCAGGCGCGGATCGCGAGCATCGCGCCGTACGGCACGGATCACGCGAGCCGGCAGCAGGGCATGCAGCAGTTGCTGGCGCACCAGGGCGAGCTGCACCAGGTGGCGGACGGTCCCGCGCGGCCGGCGCCGGTGCGGGCGCCGCTGACGCCGGTGCAGGCCGCGCCGCCGGTTGCGCCGGAGGGTATCGCGCAGGAGCTGGCGGCGGTGTTCGGGCCGGGGGTGTTCCGGTTCGAGCAGCAGGCGGTGTCCCGGCAGGGCGTGCCGCCGGTCGTGGCGCACACGCTGGTGGTGGCCGGACTGCCGGTGGATCTGGGCCCGTTCTTCTGGGCGCAGGCGCAGCCGGGCCGTCCGGTGCCGACGCTGGCGGAGCTGGCGGCCGAGCGCGGGGTGCTGCCGGCCTCGGATGCGGGGTCGTACCTCGTGATGGGTACGGACTTCGGCAAGGCGATCTGTGTGCAGTACGGGACGGCGAACATCGTCGCGGTGCCGGTGGAGGCGGGGCCGGGCGGCGCTCCGGTGCCGCCGCAGTTCGTGAACACCGGTCTGCCGGAGTTCGCGCGCTGTCTGGCGCTGCTGGGCCGGATGTGGCGGCTGCGGTTCGGTCTGAACCAGGAGCAGGCGGGCCGCTGGACGGTCGACTTCCAGGCGCAGCTGGCTTCGCTGGACCCGGCGGCGCTCGGGTCGCCGGACAGCTGGTGGTCGGTGCTGCTGGAGCAGATGTGGGACGGCCTGCTCTGA
- a CDS encoding SMI1/KNR4 family protein, whose translation MTTGRLGQQAAPPNAAYAGQVVHFPDPVRAARHPRGVRVDERGYPDFAPYARAAVEIAEPPEGFGVDELRLTDYVSANAALAATGHELWDTVPAVSTPHGWTWHHVVGSRRLELVPVDVKALLRHHGGVATTAVDHAKRGTRPLNETRPAHFGLPKSGVAVTESQVQGVEEDLGYRLPGAYRSFLKAAGGCAPVGAALDAELGLLLDQPFFTVRDEAAVNDLVYVNKCLRDHLTKDYLGVGFVQGGLLAVKVRGERAGSVWFCAYDDVRDVDPSWSPAERVERLLLPCGDDFDAFLSRLAGDPPELETVANLMVDGGFARAVPVSSASVGE comes from the coding sequence ATGACGACAGGTCGGCTCGGGCAGCAAGCCGCGCCGCCGAACGCGGCCTATGCCGGGCAGGTCGTGCACTTCCCGGATCCGGTGCGGGCGGCACGTCACCCGCGAGGGGTACGGGTGGACGAGCGCGGTTACCCCGATTTCGCGCCGTACGCGCGTGCGGCGGTGGAGATCGCCGAGCCGCCGGAGGGTTTCGGTGTCGACGAGTTGCGGCTGACGGACTACGTGTCGGCGAACGCGGCGCTCGCTGCGACGGGGCATGAGCTGTGGGACACGGTGCCGGCGGTGTCGACGCCGCACGGCTGGACGTGGCATCACGTGGTGGGTTCGCGGCGGCTGGAGTTGGTTCCGGTCGATGTGAAGGCGTTGCTGCGGCATCACGGTGGAGTGGCGACGACCGCGGTGGACCACGCCAAGCGTGGGACGCGGCCGTTGAACGAGACGCGTCCGGCGCACTTCGGGCTGCCGAAGTCGGGTGTGGCGGTGACGGAGTCGCAGGTGCAGGGTGTCGAGGAGGACCTCGGCTACCGGTTGCCGGGTGCCTATCGTTCGTTCCTGAAGGCGGCGGGCGGGTGCGCGCCGGTGGGTGCGGCGCTGGACGCCGAGCTGGGGCTGTTGCTGGACCAGCCGTTCTTCACGGTGCGGGACGAGGCGGCGGTCAATGACCTCGTCTATGTGAACAAGTGTCTGCGTGACCATCTGACGAAGGACTATCTGGGCGTCGGGTTCGTGCAGGGTGGTCTGCTCGCGGTGAAGGTGCGGGGCGAGCGGGCCGGTTCGGTGTGGTTCTGCGCGTACGACGATGTGCGGGACGTGGATCCGTCGTGGTCGCCCGCCGAGCGCGTGGAGCGGTTGCTGCTGCCGTGCGGTGATGACTTCGACGCGTTCCTGTCGCGGCTGGCCGGTGATCCGCCGGAGTTGGAGACGGTGGCGAACCTGATGGTGGACGGCGGGTTCGCGCGTGCCGTTCCGGTGTCCTCGGCGTCGGTGGGGGAGTGA
- a CDS encoding YwqJ-related putative deaminase, which translates to MNTMQTGGTDVRAGDPRIGWSGTETPSAPTLLYRRDGILPTVAAALSVRGATLTGTAARGDQPPPLHPLVQDFLDTLTSGQRDRFTGRCAETILISRHIAAADATRSKRAARKPMTNGEARRVLKQAKLTTRRIREDGDPLHGRFATPCRACTALSAHFGIYIVSPPTTGA; encoded by the coding sequence ATGAACACGATGCAGACCGGAGGGACCGACGTGCGCGCCGGCGACCCTCGCATCGGCTGGAGCGGCACCGAAACACCGTCCGCCCCCACCCTTCTGTACCGCCGCGACGGCATCCTGCCCACCGTCGCCGCCGCGCTCTCCGTCCGCGGCGCCACCCTCACCGGCACCGCCGCCCGCGGCGACCAGCCCCCACCTCTGCACCCCCTCGTGCAGGACTTCCTCGACACCCTCACCAGCGGCCAGCGCGACCGCTTCACCGGACGGTGCGCCGAGACCATCCTCATCTCCCGGCACATCGCCGCCGCCGACGCCACCCGCAGCAAACGCGCCGCCCGCAAACCGATGACCAACGGCGAGGCACGCCGGGTCCTCAAGCAGGCCAAACTCACCACCCGCCGCATACGCGAGGACGGCGACCCGCTCCACGGCCGCTTCGCCACCCCCTGCCGCGCCTGCACCGCCCTCAGCGCCCACTTCGGCATCTACATCGTCAGCCCGCCGACAACCGGCGCCTGA